One Gordonia sp. SID5947 genomic region harbors:
- a CDS encoding SGNH/GDSL hydrolase family protein codes for MSKFAGLLLVLALMVAGCAADQTDGADTSTSVPPQLRQVNLGDSYSAAAGVQPLVEDSPVLCLRSARNFAHLLASARGYRLDDVSCSGADTADFFTAQYAGVPAQLEALSGDDDVVTVMVGGNDSAVYTTAIRACSDVAPTDPGGSPCRAAHGAEYLDIVRERTYPSLVRAYAAVRAKAPDAQVLAVGYPWILPAQTGCYPTMRVAAGDVPYLRELQAVLNRSVQRAAEQAGATFVDMSEVSEGHDACAPAGTRWIEPQAGATGAAPAHPNELGQQAIAEQVAGAIS; via the coding sequence ATGAGCAAGTTCGCCGGTCTGCTGCTGGTGCTCGCACTGATGGTGGCCGGCTGCGCCGCCGACCAAACCGATGGCGCGGACACGTCGACATCGGTGCCGCCCCAGCTGCGGCAGGTCAACCTCGGCGACAGCTACAGCGCAGCGGCGGGAGTACAACCGCTGGTGGAGGATTCACCGGTGTTGTGCCTGCGGTCGGCGCGCAACTTCGCACATCTGCTCGCGTCCGCCCGCGGATACCGGCTCGACGACGTCAGTTGCAGCGGCGCCGACACCGCCGACTTCTTCACCGCCCAGTATGCCGGTGTCCCTGCGCAATTGGAGGCGCTCTCCGGTGACGACGATGTGGTGACGGTGATGGTCGGCGGCAACGACAGTGCGGTGTACACCACCGCCATCCGTGCCTGCTCCGACGTGGCGCCCACCGATCCGGGTGGTTCGCCGTGCCGGGCAGCGCATGGTGCGGAGTACCTCGACATCGTCCGCGAGCGCACCTATCCGTCACTCGTGCGTGCCTACGCGGCGGTCCGGGCCAAGGCGCCGGACGCGCAGGTGCTGGCAGTGGGATACCCATGGATCCTTCCGGCGCAGACCGGTTGCTATCCGACGATGCGCGTCGCGGCCGGCGACGTCCCGTATCTCCGTGAGCTGCAGGCGGTTCTCAACCGGTCGGTGCAGCGCGCCGCCGAACAGGCGGGCGCGACCTTCGTCGACATGTCCGAGGTGTCGGAAGGCCATGACGCCTGCGCCCCGGCCGGTACGCGGTGGATCGAGCCGCAGGCCGGTGCGACCGGCGCGGCCCCCGCCCATCCGAACGAGCTGGGGCAGCAGGCGATAGCCGAACAGGTGGCCGGGGCAATCAGCTAG